GCGAGCCGGTCACGGAAGCTGTGATCACGGTGCCGGCCTACTTCAACGACAGCCAGCGCCAGGCCACCAAGGACGCGGGCCGCATCGCCGGCCTGGAAGTCAAGCGGATCATCAACGAGCCGACCGCGGCCGCGCTCGCGTTCGGCCTCGACAAGGCCGAGAAGGGCGACCGCAAGATCGCCGTGTATGACCTCGGCGGCGGCACGTTCGACGTGTCGATCATCGAGATCGCGGACGTGGACGGCGAAATGCAGTTCGAAGTGCTGTCGACCAACGGCGACACGTTCCTCGGCGGCGAGGACTTCGACCAACGCATCATCGATTACATCATCGGCGAGTTCAAGAAGGAGCAGGGCGTCGACCTGTCGAAGGACGTGCTCGCGCTGCAGCGCCTGAAGGAAGCGGCCGAAAAGGCGAAGATCGAGCTGTCGTCGAGCCAGCAGACCGAGATCAACCTGCCGTACATCACGGCCGACGCCTCGGGCCCGAAGCACTTGAACCTGAAGATCACGCGCGCCAAGCTGGAAGCGCTGGTCGAGGAACTGGTCGAGCGCACCATCGAGCCGTGCCGCATCGCGATCAAGGACGCCGGCGTGAAGGTGTCGGACATCGACGACGTGATCCTGGTCGGCGGCCAGACGCGCATGCCGAAGGTGCAGGAGAAGGTCAAGGAGTTCTTCGGCAAGGAACCGCGCCGTGACGTGAACCCGGACGAAGCCGTCGCCGTGGGCGCCGCGATCCAGGGCCAGGTGCTGTCGGGCGACCGCAAGGACGTGCTGCTGCTCGACGTGACCCCGCTGTCGCTCGGCATCGAGACGCTCGGCGGCGTGATGACGAAGATGATCAACAAGAACACCACGATCCCGACCAAGCACGCGCAGGTCTATTCGACGGCCGACGACAACCAGGGCGCCGTGACGATCAAGGTGTTCCAGGGCGAGCGCGAGATGGCGGCCGGCAACAAGCTGCTCGGCGAGTTCAACCTCGAAGGCATCCCGCCGGCACCGCGCGGCGTGCCGCAGATCGAGGTGACGTTCGACATCGACGCGAACGGCATCCTGCACGTCGGCGCGAAGGACAAGGCGACCGGCAAGGAAAACAAGATCACCATCAAGGCGAACTCGGGCCTGTCGGAAGCCGAGATCGACAAGATGATCAAGGACGCCGAAGCGAACGCGGCCGAAGACCAGAAGCTGCGTGAGCGCGCCGACGCGCGCAACCAGGGCGACGCGCTGGTCCACAGCACGAAGAAGGCGGTGGCCGAGTACGGCGACAAGCTCGACGCCGGCGAGAAGGAAAAGATCGAGGCGGCGCTGAAGGACCTCGAGGACGTGCTGAAGGACACCTCGGCCGAGAAGGAAGCGATCGAGGCGAAGGTCGAGGCGCTGTCGACGGCTTCGCAGAAGCTTGGTGAAAAGATGTACGCCGACATGCAGGCGCAGCAGGCCGGTGCCGCCGGCGCGGCGGGCGCGGCCGAAGGCGCGGCGCATGCGGGCGGCGCGAGCGCGGCGGCCGACGACGTCGTCGATGCCGACTTCAAGGAAGTGAAGAAGGACTGAAGTCGGGAAGCGGCCGTGCCGCGCGGCACGGCCGCTTCCGATCCGCCCCGTCACTGCCGGACGGGTGGATCATCCCTGCGCCTGGCGGGCCTTGCGGCTCGCCGGGCACATTCGTTTTATGGCGGGCGGCGCGCGAGCGCCGCTCTACAGGTCGCAAGACTTTACTGGAAGCGAGAGGAGCCGCCCGCGCGAGGTGCGCGGCGGCAGTGAACCGATATGGCGAAACGGGATTACTACGAGGTTCTGGGCGTCGCGAAGAACGCGAGCGACGACGAAATCAAGAAGGCATATCGCAAGCTCGCGATGAAGTACCACCCTGACCGCAATCCGGACAGCAAGGATGCGGAAGAGCGTTTCAAGGAGGTGAAGGAAGCCTACGAAATGCTCTCGGACGACCAGAAGCGGGCGGCCTACGACCAGTACGGCCACGCGGGCGTCGATCCGAACATGGGCGGCGCTGGCGCGCAGGGCTTCGGCGGCTTCGCCGACGCATTCGGCGACATCTTCGGCGACATCTTCGGCCAGGCCGCGGGCGGGGCCGCGCGCGGCGGCCGCGGCGGCCCGCAGGTCTATCGCGGCGCCGACCTGCGCTACAGCATGGAAATCACGCTGGAGCAGGCCGCGCACGGCTACGAGACGCAGATCCGCGTGCCGAGCTGGGTCTCGTGCGAGATCTGCCACGGCTCCGGCGCGAAGCCGGGCACCAAGCCCGACACCTGCCCGACCTGCCACGGCCAGGGCTCGGTGCGCATGTCGCAGGGTTTCTTCAGCATCCAGCAGACCTGCCCGAAATGCCACGGCACCGGCACCTACATCCCGGAACCGTGCGCGCACTGCCACGGCTCGGGCAAGGTGAAGGAAACCAAGACGCTGGAAGTGAAGATCCCGGCCGGGATCGACGACGGCATGCGGATCCGCTCGGCCGGCAACGGCGAGCCCGGCATCAATGGCGGGCCGTCGGGCGACCTCTACGTCGAGATCCACATCAAGTCGCACTCGGTGTTCGAGCGCGACGGCGACGACCTGCACTGCCAGATGCCGATCCCGTTCACGACGGCGGCGCTGGGCGGCGAGATCGAGGTGCCGACGCTGGCCGGACGCGCCTCGTTCACGGTGCCGGAAGGCACGCAGTCGGGCAAGACGTTCCGGCTGCGCGGCAAGGGCATCAAGGGGCTGCGTTCGAGCATCGCCGGCGATCTCTACGTCCACGTGCAGATCGAGACGCCGGTCAAGCTGACCGACGCGCAGCGCGACCTGCTCAAGCAGTTCGAGCAGTCGCTGGCCGAAGGCGGCGGTCGCCACAGCCCGCAGAGCAAGAGCTGGTTCGACCGGGTGAAGAGCTTCTTCGAGTGACCGGAAGGATGGCGACATGACTGAAGTCGGAGCCGGCGCGCCGTTCGCGCTGCTCGACGACTGCAACTCGACCGCGTTCGCGCGGTCGAGTCGTTTGTACACGGGCTTTTCGCACCAACGCGTCTGCACCGATCCGGCCGCGCTCGACGCCATCTGCGCGGCGGTGGCGGCCGACGCGGCGCGCGGCCTGCACGCGGTGGTGCTCGGCGACTACGCGTTCGGCCGCAACCTGCAGCGCGGCGTGCCCGGCGATGGCGCCGAGGCCGACGGCGCGCTGCGCTTCGTGCTGTTCACCTCGCTCGCGCGGCTCTCGTGTGACGAGGTCGATGCGTGGCTCGCCGCGCACGACGCCGAAGGCGGCGGCCCCGGCGGCGAGCCGTCGGCGGCCGGCGTCGCGCGGCTGCGCAAGAGCGTCACGCGCGCCGGATTCGACGCGGCGATCGACGCTATCCTTGCCGCGCTGCGCGCCGGCGATTCCTACCAGGTCAACTACACCTACCGGCTCGGCTTCGAGGCGCACGGCTCGCCGCTCGCGCTATACCGGCGGCTGCGCGCGCGCCAGCCGGTGCGCTATGGTGCGCTCGTCGCGCTGCCGGACGACCGCTGGGTGCTGTCGTGCTCGCCCGAGCTGTTCGTCGAGAAGGCCGGCGCGCGGCTGCGCACGCGGCCGATGAAGGGCACCGCGCCGCGTTCGGCCGACCCCGCCGCCGACGCGCGCGCCGCGGCGTTCCTCGCCGGCGACGCGAAGAATCGCGCCGAGAACCTGATGATCGTCGACCTGCTGCGCAACGACGTCTCGCGCGTGGCCGTGACGGGCTCGGTGCGCGTGCCGGCGTTGTTCACGGTCGAGCCCTACGCGTCGGTCTGGCAGATGACCTCGACGGTCGAGGCCGAGGCGCGGCCCGAGGCCGGCTTCGCCGACCTGCTGCGCGCGCTGTTCCCGTGCGGCTCGATCACGGGTGCGCCGAAGCACAGCACGATGGCGCTGATCGACGCACTCGAATCGACGCCGCGCGGCCTCTACACGGGCGCGCTCGGCTGGCTCGACGCGGCGGCGCCGGGCGCCGCCTGCGGCGACTTCTGCCTGTCGGTGACGATCCGCACGCTGGTGCTCGCGGCGCGTCGCGCCGACGGCTGGCGCGCCGGTACAATGGGCGTCGGCGCCGGCATCGTGCTCGACAGCGCCGCCCCTGACGAATACGCGGAGTGCGAATTGAAGGCCAGCTTTTTGACCGACGCCGATCCCGGCTTCCAGTTGTTCGAGACGATGCATGCCACGCGCGCCGACGGCGTGCGCCATCTCGAGCGCCACCTCGCGCGGCTCGCCGCCAGTGCCGAGGCGCTCGGCTTCGCCTGCGATCGCGCGGCGCTCGACAAGCAGATCGCCGAACGGGTGGCGTCGTTCGACGGCGACGGCGCGATCCGCCTGCGCGCGGCGCTGGCCAAAGACGGCACGCTCGAACTGGTGGCGGCGCCGATGGCGGCGCTGGCCGCGCCCGGCGTCACGGTGCTGCTCGCGGCCGAACACGGTTTCGCGCCGACCGCGTCGTCCGATCCGCTGCTCGCGCACAAGACCACGCGCCGCGCCGAATACGATCGCGCCTGGCGCGAGGCCGAGGCGGCCGGCGCGTTCGACATGCTGTTCGTCAACGAGCGCGGCGAACTGACCGAGGGCGGGCGCACCAGCCTGTTCGTGCGGCTCGACGGGCGCTGGTACACGCCGCCGCTCGCCTGCGGGCTGCTGCCCGGCGTGATGCGCGCGGCGCTGCTCGACGACGCGGCCTGGGGCGCGAGCGAGCGCGTGATGACGCCCGACGACCTGCTGCGCGCCGACGCGCTGATGGTCTGCAACGCGCTGCGCGGCGCGGTGCCGGCCACGCTGCGGCGCGCCTGAGCGTGATACGGCGCGGCGCGTGGCGCTGCACGGCGTCGCGCGATCCAGTGCGTCCATTGACGTGAAAAAGGCGCGGCATCCACCGGGGATGCCGCGCCTTTTTCGTTGGCGGCGCGCCGCCAGCGCGCCACGCAAACCACTCTCAGAACGAATGCTCCGGGCCGGGGAAGCTGCCGTCCTTGACGGCGCGCACGTAGGCCTCGACGGCCGCGAAGATGCTCGGCTGGCCGTGCATGAAATCCTTCACGAAGCGCGGCCGCTTGCCGGGGAAGATGCCGAGCATGTCGTGCAGCACCAGCACCTGGCCCGAGCAGTTGAGGCCGGCGCCGATGCCGATGGTGGGCGTGCGGATCAGCGCGGTCAGCTCCGAGGCGACCAGTGTCGGCACCGCCTCGAGCACCATCAGCTGCGCACCGGCCTGCTCCAGCGCCCGCGCGTCGCGCAGCAGCTGGGCGGCGCCGGCCTCGGTCTTGCCCTGCACCTTGAAGCCGCCGAACGCATGCACCGACTGGGGCGTGAGCCCGAGGTGCGGACACACCGGCACGGCGCGCTCGACCAGGAAGCGCACCGTGTCGGCGAGCCATTCGCCGCCTTCCAGCTTGACCATCTGCGCGCCGGCGCGCATCAGCTTGACCGAACTCGCGAACGCCTCGGCCGGCGTGCCGTAGGTGCCGAACGGCAGGTCGGCGACGATCAGCGCGCGCGGCTGCGCGCGCGCCACGCAGGCGGTGTGATAGGCGATCTCGTCGAGCGTGACGGGCAGCGTGGTGGTCTGGCCTTGCAGCACGTTGCCGAGCGAATCGCCGATCAGCAGCGCGTCGACGCCGGCGCGATCGAGCAGCGACGCGAAGCTCGCGTCGTAGCAGGTCAGCATCGCGATCTTTTCGCCCGCGTCGCGCATGGCCTGCAGTTTCGGCACGGTCACGGCCGCGCGGCTCGATTCCTGGAGGTAGGTCATGGAGGGTCCGGTTTCGTGGAGAAAGACAGGCGGCGCCGCGATCCGCCTCAGCGGCCCGCGCCGCCCTTGACGAAGGATTCCTTGCGCCCGCGCATCGTCTCGATGCGCGTGATCAGCAGGGCAAGGTCGTCCGGCGAGTCGAGCGGATTCAGGTGTTCCGCCGCGACGGTGAGGACCGGCGTGCGGTCGTAGTGATAGAAGAATTCGTTGTAGGCATCGCACAGCGCGCGCAGGTAGGCGTCGCCGATCTGCAGCTCCATCGCGACGCCGCGCTTCTGGATGCGCGCGTACAGCACCTCGGGGCTCGCCTGCAGGTAGACCACCAGGTCGGGCGCGGGCGCCGGCGTGTCGATGCGCTCGGCCAGCGCGCGGTAGAGCTGCCATTCGTCGTCGGCGAGCGTCAGGCGCGCGAAGATCTCGTTCTTCTGCGGCATGAAATCGGCCACCAGCGCGGCGCCGGCGGCCTGCGCGGCGGCGAGCTCGCCGGCCTGGCGCGCGCGCTGCAGCGTGAACGCAAGCTGCGCCGGCAGCGCATGGCGCGCGCCTTCGCGGTAAAAGCGTTCGAGAAAAGGATTGTCCTGTGGGCGCTCGAGCAGCGTGCCCATCTCCCAGTGTTCGGCCAGCAGCGTGGCGAGCGAGGTCTTGCCGACACCGATCGGCCCCTCGATCGCGAGGTAGCGGTGGGGCGGGCGCGGGTCGGGCGGCGTGACGGTCAGCGGCGTCGCGTTCATCGGCAGCGGCGCGTCTCGTTGGCGGCCTTCATCGCCACCAGGCACTGGCAGGTCTGCACCTTCTCGATGCGCTGGTCGGCCACTGCGGCGAGGAACGCCTGGGCGGCGCCGTGCGAGGGAATCGCGAGTGCCGGATCGAGTTCGAGCAGCGGCACCAGCACGAACGCGCGCGCGGTCAGGCGCGGATGGGGCACGACGAGGTCGGGCTCGTCGATCAGATGGTCGCCATACAGCAGGATGTCGATGTCGAGCGTGCGCGGCGCGTTGCGGAACGGCCGCTCGCGACCGAAGTGGTGCTCGATCTGCTGGCAGAGCCGGAGCAATTCGCGGGCCGGCAGCCGCGTGTCGATCTTGACCACGCAGTTGTAGTAGTCG
The genomic region above belongs to Burkholderia plantarii and contains:
- a CDS encoding deoxynucleoside kinase translates to MNATPLTVTPPDPRPPHRYLAIEGPIGVGKTSLATLLAEHWEMGTLLERPQDNPFLERFYREGARHALPAQLAFTLQRARQAGELAAAQAAGAALVADFMPQKNEIFARLTLADDEWQLYRALAERIDTPAPAPDLVVYLQASPEVLYARIQKRGVAMELQIGDAYLRALCDAYNEFFYHYDRTPVLTVAAEHLNPLDSPDDLALLITRIETMRGRKESFVKGGAGR
- the folK gene encoding 2-amino-4-hydroxy-6-hydroxymethyldihydropteridine diphosphokinase gives rise to the protein MTVAYLGLGANLGDARQALKDAVVCLAQQCTLITVIGKSSLYRTAPVDAGGDDYYNCVVKIDTRLPARELLRLCQQIEHHFGRERPFRNAPRTLDIDILLYGDHLIDEPDLVVPHPRLTARAFVLVPLLELDPALAIPSHGAAQAFLAAVADQRIEKVQTCQCLVAMKAANETRRCR
- the dnaK gene encoding molecular chaperone DnaK — encoded protein: MGKIIGIDLGTTNSCVAVMEGNQVKVIENSEGTRTTPSIIAYMDDNEVLVGAPAKRQSVTNPKNTLFAVKRLIGRRFEEKEVQKDIGLMPYAIIKADNGDAWVEAHGEKLAPPQVSAEVLRKMKKTAEDYLGEPVTEAVITVPAYFNDSQRQATKDAGRIAGLEVKRIINEPTAAALAFGLDKAEKGDRKIAVYDLGGGTFDVSIIEIADVDGEMQFEVLSTNGDTFLGGEDFDQRIIDYIIGEFKKEQGVDLSKDVLALQRLKEAAEKAKIELSSSQQTEINLPYITADASGPKHLNLKITRAKLEALVEELVERTIEPCRIAIKDAGVKVSDIDDVILVGGQTRMPKVQEKVKEFFGKEPRRDVNPDEAVAVGAAIQGQVLSGDRKDVLLLDVTPLSLGIETLGGVMTKMINKNTTIPTKHAQVYSTADDNQGAVTIKVFQGEREMAAGNKLLGEFNLEGIPPAPRGVPQIEVTFDIDANGILHVGAKDKATGKENKITIKANSGLSEAEIDKMIKDAEANAAEDQKLRERADARNQGDALVHSTKKAVAEYGDKLDAGEKEKIEAALKDLEDVLKDTSAEKEAIEAKVEALSTASQKLGEKMYADMQAQQAGAAGAAGAAEGAAHAGGASAAADDVVDADFKEVKKD
- the panB gene encoding 3-methyl-2-oxobutanoate hydroxymethyltransferase, which encodes MTYLQESSRAAVTVPKLQAMRDAGEKIAMLTCYDASFASLLDRAGVDALLIGDSLGNVLQGQTTTLPVTLDEIAYHTACVARAQPRALIVADLPFGTYGTPAEAFASSVKLMRAGAQMVKLEGGEWLADTVRFLVERAVPVCPHLGLTPQSVHAFGGFKVQGKTEAGAAQLLRDARALEQAGAQLMVLEAVPTLVASELTALIRTPTIGIGAGLNCSGQVLVLHDMLGIFPGKRPRFVKDFMHGQPSIFAAVEAYVRAVKDGSFPGPEHSF
- the dnaJ gene encoding molecular chaperone DnaJ — protein: MAKRDYYEVLGVAKNASDDEIKKAYRKLAMKYHPDRNPDSKDAEERFKEVKEAYEMLSDDQKRAAYDQYGHAGVDPNMGGAGAQGFGGFADAFGDIFGDIFGQAAGGAARGGRGGPQVYRGADLRYSMEITLEQAAHGYETQIRVPSWVSCEICHGSGAKPGTKPDTCPTCHGQGSVRMSQGFFSIQQTCPKCHGTGTYIPEPCAHCHGSGKVKETKTLEVKIPAGIDDGMRIRSAGNGEPGINGGPSGDLYVEIHIKSHSVFERDGDDLHCQMPIPFTTAALGGEIEVPTLAGRASFTVPEGTQSGKTFRLRGKGIKGLRSSIAGDLYVHVQIETPVKLTDAQRDLLKQFEQSLAEGGGRHSPQSKSWFDRVKSFFE
- the pabB gene encoding aminodeoxychorismate synthase component I codes for the protein MTEVGAGAPFALLDDCNSTAFARSSRLYTGFSHQRVCTDPAALDAICAAVAADAARGLHAVVLGDYAFGRNLQRGVPGDGAEADGALRFVLFTSLARLSCDEVDAWLAAHDAEGGGPGGEPSAAGVARLRKSVTRAGFDAAIDAILAALRAGDSYQVNYTYRLGFEAHGSPLALYRRLRARQPVRYGALVALPDDRWVLSCSPELFVEKAGARLRTRPMKGTAPRSADPAADARAAAFLAGDAKNRAENLMIVDLLRNDVSRVAVTGSVRVPALFTVEPYASVWQMTSTVEAEARPEAGFADLLRALFPCGSITGAPKHSTMALIDALESTPRGLYTGALGWLDAAAPGAACGDFCLSVTIRTLVLAARRADGWRAGTMGVGAGIVLDSAAPDEYAECELKASFLTDADPGFQLFETMHATRADGVRHLERHLARLAASAEALGFACDRAALDKQIAERVASFDGDGAIRLRAALAKDGTLELVAAPMAALAAPGVTVLLAAEHGFAPTASSDPLLAHKTTRRAEYDRAWREAEAAGAFDMLFVNERGELTEGGRTSLFVRLDGRWYTPPLACGLLPGVMRAALLDDAAWGASERVMTPDDLLRADALMVCNALRGAVPATLRRA